The following are encoded in a window of Hemicordylus capensis ecotype Gifberg chromosome 12, rHemCap1.1.pri, whole genome shotgun sequence genomic DNA:
- the NUFIP2 gene encoding FMR1-interacting protein NUFIP2 has translation MEEQPGQPQPHHQQQQPQPPPAQQQQPHHHYHHHHHPHHHHHHYYYYNHNHHQHHQQYLGEGSPGKAQQQQKPPLQALKHEPKHGGGGGIGGTGTAATGGGGGGGSGGLQQQQEAPRKKAGYGELNGNVGEREASLKNLNAAEPAGSISRVPNGNQQPGDTTLALKPAVKGGPFGKAGLKPKNFILKGGLDKKGEKCYESKMRESQPSEKTEALSIPNGVVTSGPAYITNGYVGKGVDNDGSGSESGYTTPKKRKGRQNSAKGCENLSLVQEKIMQHESALAASTLKQEVDGFKADGGELKAGRVGGMKLTWKCEAGAGRGKPGAGDMPRKNSEAKVGVASKKFEERPKGKHLSVASSKEDSWTLFKPPPVFPVDNSSAKIVPKISYASKVKENLNKAAQNPSPSLSSSSSSSSSSSSSSSSSSSSSSLCSSSAVEVQVQPSSRLSQVPMSAMKSVTSANFSNGPVLAGGDRGACSLGTQSLLVPAASAVLPASSELVPQDASSALVAVEQKKSSLLIYPSNMQAVLLSATHPEPPFQTNQQSLGDIFQNQWGLSFINDPSAGPETAARKAGDAKAVEVTFQGECPAVLGSQGAETGPEQPVFPKAYELDKRTSPQLLGSLLELGTTGEAGGFLLESHPPSGLRQAELSGPGAFVFLAKDCNVESRLASPPTNSLLASAKEQSHQRGLERKESWSDFDLRAAVLYHTQEMESIHNLQKQDPKRIITYDEAMDHPNQ, from the exons ATGGAGGAGCAGCCCGGCCAGCCGCagccccaccaccagcagcagcagccccagccgccgccggcgcagcagcagcagccccaccaccactaccaccaccatcatcacccgcaccaccaccaccaccactactactactacaaccacaaccaccaccagcaccaccagcagTATCTGGGCGAGGGCAGCCCCGGcaaggcccagcagcagcagaagccgcCTCTGCAAGCCCTGAAACATGAGCCTAAGcacggaggcggcggcggcattgGCGGCACGGGCACCGCAGCaacaggaggcggcggcggcggcggcagtggcggcctccagcaacagcaggaagcGCCCCGCAAGAAAGCAG GCTATGGGGAGCTCAACGGGAACGTCGGAGAAAGAGAAGCCTCTCTGAAGAATCTGAATGCGGCCGAACCGGCTGGTTCCATTTCCAGGGTTCCCAACGGCAACCAGCAACCCGGAGACACTACTCTCGCCCTGAAACCGGCTGTGAAGGGCGGCCCTTTTGGGAAGGCCGGACTCAAGCCCAAGAACTTCATTCTgaaagggggcttggacaaaaAGGGCGAGAAATGTTACGAGAGTAAAATGCGAGAGAGCCAGCCCTCAGAGAAGACGGAGGCACTCTCTATCCCCAACGGCGTGGTCACGAGCGGTCCCGCCTACATCACTAATGGTTACGTCGGCAAAGGGGTGGACAACGACGGGAGCGGCTCGGAGAGCGGCTACACCACGCCTAAGAAGCGGAAAGGCCGGCAGAACAGCGCCAAGGGCTGCGAGAACCTGAGCCTCGTGCAGGAGAAGATCATGCAGCACGAGTCGGCCCTTGCCGCCTCGACCTTGAAGCAGGAGGTGGACGGTTTCAAGGCCGACGGCGGGGAGCTGAAGGCGGGCAGAGTGGGTGGCATGAAGCTCACTTGGAAATGCGAGGCGGGGGCCGGTCGCGGGAAGCCAGGTGCCGGGGACATGCCACGGAAGAACTCGGAGGCCAAAGTGGGCGTCGCCAGCAAGAAGTTTGAGGAGCGCCCCAAGGGGAAGCACCTGTCAGTCGCTTCCTCCAAAGAGGACTCCTGGACTCTCTTTAAGCCGCCCCCAGTTTTCCCAGTGGATAACAGCAGCGCCAAAATTGTTCCGAAGATCAGTTATGCAAGCAAAGTGAAAGAGAACCTCAACAAAGCCGCACAGAACCCTTCTCCgtccctgtcctcctcctcctcctcctcctcctcttcatcttcctcctcctcctcttcctcctcctcctcttccttgtgtTCGTCATCTGCTGTGGAAGTGCAGGTCCAACCCTCCAGCCGCCTGTCCCAGGTCCCCATGTCCGCCATGAAATCCGTTACTTCTGCTAACTTCTCCAATGGGCCGGTTTTAGCGGGGGGCGACCGCGGAGCATGCTCCCTGGGGACCCAGTCGCTGCTCGTGCCTGCTGCTAGTGCCGTTCTGCCGGCATCTTCTGAGCTGGTGCCCCAGGATGCGAGTTCTGCTCTGGTGGCTGTGGAGCAGAAGAAGTCAAGTCTTTTAATCTACCCTTCAAATATGCAAGCCGTTCTCCTCAGCGCCACACACCCTGAGCCACCGTTCCAGACGAACCAGCAGAGCCTCGGTGACATCTTCCAGAACCAGTGGGGTTTGTCCTTTATCAACGATCCCAGTGCGGGCCCTGAGACTGCTGCTAGGAAGGCGGGGGATGCGAAGGCTGTGGAAGTGACATTTCAAGGGGAATGCCCTGCCGTTTTGGGGTCCCAGGGGGCCGAGACGGGTCCCGAGCAGCCGGTGTTCCCCAAGGCTTACGAGCTGGACAAACGGACTAGTCCGCAGCTCCTCGGCAGTCTCCTCGAGCTGGGGACCACTGGTGAGGCGGGTGGCTTCTTGCTGGAGTCCCATCCACCCAGTGGCCTGCGGCAGGCTGAGCTCAGTGGCCCAGGGGCATTTGTGTTCCTGGCCAAGGACTGCAATGTAGAGAGTCGCCTGGCCTCCCCTCCCACGAACAGTTTGTTAGCCTCCGCCAAAGAACAGAGCCACCAGAGGGGCCTagaaaggaaagagagctggAGTGATTTTGACCTGAGGGCTGCTGTTCTATATCACACTCAAG AAATGGAATCTATTCATaacttgcaaaaacaag ATCCCAAAAGGATAATCACCTACGATGAAGCCATGGATCATCCTAACCAATGA